The sequence below is a genomic window from Synechococcus sp. PCC 7335.
CTATTTACCACGTACTATTTAAAGGTAGCCGCAGCAGAAGGAGTAGCCATGACGGATGAATATCAGCAGGTAAATCGTGTTGGTGTCATAGGGGGCGGTCAACTCGCCTGGATGATGGCGGCTGGCGCTAGGGCGCTGAATATCGCGCTGCATGTTCAGACGCCCAGCAATGAGGATCCGGCGGTCAAGATCGCACAGACTGCCCTAATTGGTGAAGTTGACGATGCAGCGGTGACCGCTCAGCTAGCTAAGCAGTGCGACGTCATCACCTTCGAAAACGAATTTATCGACTTATCAGCGCTACGCCAGATCGAAGGTCAAATATACAAAGCCGAAACTTTGTTTGCACCTTCTCTCGATGCGCTCTCACCACTATTAGATAAGTACGAGCAGCGACTGTATTGCGATCGCCTCAATCTGCCCTCACTTCCTTTCACTACGTTAGAAAGCAAGACTGAATTATCTAGCCTAGCCGAAAAAGTCGCCTCACTTGGTTTGCCTTTAGTTCTTAAAACTCGCAGACACGGGTACGACGGACAGGGCACTTTTATTCTCAAAACGCTAGCAGATGTGGAGGCTACTTGGGAAAAGCTAGGCTATCAACCTGTGCTGCTCGAAGCCTTTGTTGAGTTTGAAAAAGAACTCGCGGTGATGGTAGCTAGGAGCGCGTCAGGAGAAGTAGCCGTGTATCCAGTGGTAGAAACTGAGCAAATTGACCAGGTCTGTCGTCGGGTGATCGTGCCCGCTCGGGTCGGGCCAGAAATTGATGATCAAGTGCGGGCGATCGCAACTACCTTGATCACCCATCTAGACTTCGTTGGCGTCCTCGGTATAGAGCTATTCTTAAGCGCTCAAGGTAAAGTCACCATTAATGAAGTCGCCCCCCGAACTCATAACTCTGGCCATTACACGCTAGACGCCTGCATCACGTCCCAATTCGAGCAACAGCTTAGGGCCGTTTCCAACCGCCCATTAGGATCTACCGACTTGAAGAAGCTCGGTGCAATCATGGTCAATCTTCTAGGTACGGACTCTACAACTAGCGGCTATCAAAATCAATGCAAGGCACTATCAGAGATTCCTGATGCCCATGTCTACTGGTATGGAAAAAAGCGATCGCGCCTAGGACGAAAGATGGGACATGTAACCATTTTGACAGACAGCCCAAGCGACGATAAGGCAATAGCTGAGACGATTAAAGCCGTCGAAGAACTTTGGTATCGCTCATGATATAAACTTCTATGACTTTTGAAAATCTGATTGATAGGGTGAATAACCGTCACGCTTCTGTATAGATTTGCCCTTGTCGAACTGAGGAAACAGTTCGCTATGATAGGCTCATGTTCGGCTACGGCGTTGGTGACTGCCAACAATGTTTTCTGATCTATGTTTTTCATTCGTAGGGTATCGAGATGCCTGAGGCGGCAGTATACCGAGCTTGTCCTAATAGGGCTTGTACTCGGAAACTATAAGCCTACAGCCGAGATTCCCACCTGGTCACCCCAGGTCAAAAACTGAGGTAAGACGGCGCTGCGGTCGAACTAACTAAGATCCTTTCCTTCGGGTAAGGATTTTTGCTTTTTAAAGCGGCTTCCAATAGGCTCTTCAAAGTGGAGACTTCAAGCTTGGTCGCAGCTAATGCGACGATGTTGTGCGGATGGTCACCCTACAGCTAGCTAAGTTTTCAACGTCTACTAACGCTTCTCTATATACCCCTCAATACCCCTTACTTTGTAGCTGCCTCTAGTTCATAGCGAGCAACTGAATCAAATAACAAGGCTAAGTAAAAGAGAATAAATCTCAAAAAAGGCTAGATTGTAGATTGTGAGATAGGTACTAGACCTTGCTTACCATTACCGTTGCTGCTTGCCATTGCTTTCACCATCTAAAGAGCTACAGGTCGGAAAGTATTTTCAGCACAAAACATTTCTACCCCTCCTACCTGACCTAGCACATAGGCTAGACATCACCTCACGAATTTCACAGATCCTGACGCATAGTCAATACTCCATACTCCTACCTGGCCCCCGTGACCTCTATCTCGACCAAACAGTCCGCTACCGTCCGAACCCAGCTTGCCAACGGTCTTACCGTCATCGCTATTGAAAATCCGATTGCAGACATCGTTGCGGCTCATTTCTTTATTCGCGCTGGTCACGTCTACGAAACGTCTACAAATTCAGGCATCTTCGATCTACTTGCTGCTGTACTAACTAAGGGTACTCATCATAGAAACGCGTTAGATATCGCTGAGACTGTTGAATCTATTGGTGCAGGCTTTGGTGCAGATGTCTCGTCTGACTACAGCACCATCAGCCTCAAGACTGTCTCGTCTGATTTTGAAACCGTGCTTGCCCTTGCAGCCGAAGTGATCAGATTGCCTAGTTTTCCAGACTCAGAAATAGAACTAGAACGCTGCCTGATTCTACAAAGTCTTAGATCGATGAAGGAGCAGCCTTTCAACGTGGCTTACAACCAGCTACGAGAGGCACTCTATAAAGGTCATCCATACGGCCATACCCATGCCCAAACCGAAAGCTGCGTTGAGTCATTTACCAAAGCCGATCTGCTTGCTGCTCATCAGCAATACTTTCGCCCAGACAATATGGTGGTCACTGTCGTCGGCCGCCAGTCGCCTACACTCACGCTCAAACTAATCGAGCAGTACTTCGGCGACTGGCGATCGCCTAACCACTCACTGCCACAGCTACAATTTCCACCCGTATCAGTAGCCGCTCAGAAAATTGTCACTGTACAAAATACAAATCAAGCTTTTGTGATTCTAGGACACTTGGCTGGTTCAGTGAACAGCCTAGACTACGCTGCTCTTAAAATCATCAGTACCTATCTAGGGAATGGACTCTCTAGTCGCCTGTTCGTTGAACTACGTGAAAAGAAGGGTTTAGCTTATGATGTCTCCGCATTCTATCCCACTCGTTTGGGGACATCGCAGTTTATTGCATACATTGGCACCGCACCTGAAAACGTTCCAGTAGCGCTATCTGAGCTGCGTAGCGAACTAGCCCGTATGACAACGACTCCGCTGACTGCTGAAGAGCTACAAGTAGCGAAGAACAAAATACTGGGTCAGTACGCTCTTGGTAAACAGACGAATAGTCAGATTGCCCAAACCCTAGGGTGGTATGAAGTCTTGGGATTAGGAATAGGATTTGATGACTACTTTCAGCAGCAAATCGCTGCTGTTACGATCGCAGATGTCCTAGTCGCTGCCCAACGCTGCTTAGTCAATCAAGTACTCTCTGTGCTTGGACCTGCTGATGCTATCGAGTCTCTACGCTAAATGTCTACTTCTCCCAGCTCTTCTTTAGGCGCTTCTTCGAACTTTTCTTCGAGTTCCTCCTCAGACTATGTTCTAGGTTCAAGTGCGCCTGTCCTTTCTACTTGGCAATGGAAAGGATTCACCATTGGCTACCAACATGCCAGACCCGATCACTCGAGTTCTAAATTAGACCCAAAGTCAGACGGTATCGAACACCCAGCAGTGGTGATGATACATGGATTCGGAGCTTCTAGTATCCACTGGCGCAAGAATCTTCCTGATTTTGCAACTTGCTACAGCGTCTATGCAATTGATCTACTGGGCTATGGCAAGTCGGCTAAACCTACACCTGGCAAACCGCTGGACTACACCTTTGAGACTTGGGGAGAGCAAATCTTGGACTTTTGCCAGCAGGTGGTAGGGCAGTCGGCTTTCTTAGTCGCTAACTCTATCGGCTGCATTGTGGCCATGCAGACAGCTGTGCGATCGCCAGACTGGGTGCGTGGCGTGGCACTACTTGACTGCTCTTTGCGCCTGCTACATGATCGCAAACGTCAGACCCTACCGTGGTATCGCAATCTTTCGACGCCCTATATTCAAAAGGTGCTGGGCTATCGACCCTTAATCCAACTGTTTTTTAAGCAGCTCGCTAAACCTAAGTCAGTCAAGAATATTCTTCGTCAGGCCTACGGACGTAAGGATGAGGTTACAGATGAGCTGGTTTCACTGCTGCTAGAGCCTGCCTTTGATCCTGGCGCAGTGGATGTTTTTCTAGCGTTTATTCGCTATTCACAGGGGCCTATTGCTGAAGATTTGTTGCCCCAGCTCACTTGCCCGGTACTGATCTTATGGGGGCAAGTCGACCCGTGGGAGCCGATTGAGCTAGGCCGAGCCTACGCTGACTACCCGGCTGTGGAGGAGTTTGTTGAGTTAGAAGGGATTGGCCATTGTCCCCAAGATGAAGCGCCTGAAGTGGTTAATCCGATTGTGATGCAATGGATCGCGAAGAAGTGCCTATGAACCTATTGTGAAGTAGCTATGAAGGACCGATTCATGCAAAGTAGGTAAAAAAATATCCCTCGTCACGGCCTGACAAGGGATAGGGGCAACAGTTAAACGCTTGTGCTGTAGATACAATGGCCCCCAGCTTTATGAAAACAAAGTAAACCTGTGCCGATTTGTTGAGTGCCACAAAGTCTGTGGCTTTGGTCAGTTAGCTCCAAAAAGATCTCATCGGCACAGCTCAGCACAGTCTCTCTTCTATAGCGTTTGTTGTCTGGGATATCGTAATCGATTGCTAGCTACTATATATCTGCGTTTCTTCCAAAAGTAGCCAGCTGATCCCCAGACCAATCAGGGAGACAATCAACATCGCCAAAAAAGAACGCTTGGCTCCAATTCTCCGAGTGTATAAGTCAATCCGGAGCAATAGGGCAGCTGCAGCCATCATCAAAAAATAACTCGATATTTGTGCCCAAGCCACGATGACCACTGCTAGAGAAGCGCCAGCTAATGCGGTACAAGAATAGCCAACATCCGATCTAAATCTAAGTAGTACAAACTTACGAAAAGCTTCCCACCCAATGCTCAATACGCTGCACTGTAAAACGACGTAGACAACTGCTGCGCTCCAAGTGAATCCTGAGATTCGATGCTCATGTAGAAATGAGCCAAAGGCAATGTTGGCTAGTAAAACTAAGCTGGTTGATAGCCAAGGAAAGGCGCGCATGGCTTGGCAGGATGTTAAGAAGGTTTTTTGAGTTACCTAAGATCTAAAGATTCGTAGAGATGGCTTGAACTGGGCAGCTAGGCAAGCATTGTTCACACATGATGCAACGCGATCGCACGAACACCAGTTTGTGAGTCTCAGCGTCCAGTCGCAACGATTCCGTTGGGCATACCCCTGTACACAATCCGCAGTGTACGCAACTGTCTTGGTCAATCACAATCTCACGACTTACAAGTGACACCTCAATATGATTTGAACGCAGCCATTCAATTGCCTCGTCTAACCGATCGATATCGCCTGATAGCTCCACTAGCAGCTTTCCTACCTGGTCAGGCGCTACATGCGCGCGAAAGATATTGGCCGCCACGTTGAAGTCTTTTGCTAGCCGGTAGGTGATCGGCATGTGGATGGTGCGCTTTGGGAAAGTGAGAGTCAGTCGCTTTTTCACGATTGTTTCTTCATCCTCATCTGTTGACAGTGACTTCTTTGAGATAGATCCCTTTGAGGAAACTCTGCTTAAAACGGGCGCTTTTCCAAGTCTATCTTCTAGGACAGTTTGAAGCTCACACCCTAGCAGCTGACAAAGAGATAAGATAGTTAAAGCTGTTGTTTACAAATGAACATATGTCGGTTGATTCTTCAGAAACGGGCAAACGGATCAAAAACTTTGTCATCGTAGCCGTCGCAGCTATTCTTAGCATTGCCCTCATCCTAGGCGTGCAGACCCACTCTCCTGCTGCTTCTTTGTCTGAAATGGCTCAGCAGTCTATGCCATTAGAAGCGGCAATGGCCAATAAAAAACCTACCCTAATTGAGTTCTATGCCAATTGGTGTACGAGCTGTCAGGCAATGGCTCCCGATATTCAAGCCCTTAAAGAAAGCTATCGCGATCAGGTTAACTTCGTCATGCTAAACGTCGACAACACTAAATGGCTTCCCGAAATGCTCAACTACCGCGTAGATGGTATCCCTCACTTTGAGTTCCTCTCCGCCAACAGTGATGAACAGGGCGCTGCTATCGGCGAGCTACCTCGCGCTATCCTAGCTGAAAATCTGAACGCTCTTATCGCTAACCAATCGTTGCCTTACGCACAAATAAGTGGCCGCATCTCCACAGTAGATACAGCCACTAATCCTATCAACGCACCTACCAATGCATCCGACCCACGCAGTCATGGCGCTCAAGTTAGCACTCAAGTGACTAACTAACCTAGCTTAGCTAACGAATCTAGATGATTAACCTGAGTCAATAATCGGCGGCGACTGACCTGTAGAAGCACACTCGGCACTCTCGCTACAAAACCTTGCTACAGATTCGCAACGAAGTCGGTTGCCTGCGTAACACAGGCATCAGAAGCACCACCTAACGTCCGACATCTCTCTTTGTAGATCATACGAGCGATCTCAGGCGGCAGCTGATCGGCGTAGGTCAAGGCTTTATCAAAGGATTCAACGCTGGCAGCTGTCTGTTCTTGGCGCCGCTGTAGTTGCGCCCTTAAATAGTAAAGCTCTGGATTTTCTGGAGCCGCTTGCAAGGCTCTATCTACGGCGATCATGGCATCTGATATCCGGCCAAGATCGCGGTAGCCCAGTGCAATTCCTCGATAGGTCAGATAGTTAGGGCTACTGTACTGCGCTAGGCGTTCGATACTTTCTTCAGGATTTGAGAAGGGTAGATTGACCGCCAGCATCAGATCCATAAACCCCTGAACCAAGTTCAACTCCGGATCGGTTTTATCAATTTTTTCGGCTTCATCTAAGTGACCAAACACCTGCTGAAGCATACCTAGCGCCGTGGGTGTACTACGAGCGACGCCTTGAGTAGACATTAAGTGAGCACCGTCTAGAAAGATGCCGACTGCAGAATAGAGATGTCCTCGAAGAGGTCTACTCTCTAGCAGGGCAGCAGCAGTTGATTTAGTTAGCTCCGCATGAAGGGCCATGGTGTCAAAATCACCATCTAGGTAGGCCATAGAAGCCGCTAAGCCATGGACTAGCGGCTCATCGCCCTCAGAATCTAGTGCCAAATCTATCGCTTCTTGAGCACGAATGTAGTCACCCTCTTTAAAGAAGGCTTCGAAGGCAGCTTCTGCATTAGAACCGATGTTGTATTCGTTGCCCGGACGGAAGGGATCGCCAGCTAGAGCAGGACTAGACAAAAGGGATAGCATCATGACTGTCGAAGCACCAGTGAGTGCCAAACCTCCTCGCTTGAGCCTAGCAAGAGAGTTCATCAGTCGAGATGTCACTGTCCAAAACGTCGTAGTCCAAAACGTCATAGTGGCGATCCTTATAAGGTTGAGAGGGTGGCTGTCCTAAAGTTGAGTATAGCGATTTGATTCGAGAGACTGTGACACAATCTGTGAAGCTCTGCGAGCTGGCATAATCATTTCAAAGATGGTTTCAAATAAAGAGTTCACTCATCACTAGGGACCTTACCACTGCACTGATATCTTTGCTGACGAGTGCCTTCTGTGTTGATTCCCTCACCTGTAGGTAAACAGGTCTGAATAGACAATACGACTGCCTGTGGGAAAGGTGTTTCGCGCTTGGGCTCTATGAGCCAAAGCACTGAGTCATCTGGAGGGCTGCTGCTAATATCAGGTGACCAGATGCTGGAACTGGCTGACTCAGTTAGCGCTATCTGAGTCGCTAAGGTCGGAGGAATGGTCTGTGGGATGGCTAATATATAGCTTAGAAAAAGCGCCTGATAGCTAGCTTGACTATCTTGACCAGACATCATCAGAACGACCGTAGGAGAAGATTCAGCCGCGATGCGAGCTCCAATCTGTCCGGGCAAATATGGCTTCAGTAGGCTAATGTCATAGCTAATTAGGATTTGGCTGAGAACGCCAGCGGTAATCACCACGCTTAGCACCCAACGTCGTTGCCGCTCTAGCCCTATTGCTAACATGACGCTTACAGTCGGATACAGCATAAAGAAATAGCGCGGTGCCCTAGTCAGATCTTTACCTAGCCCGTAGGTGATAGCCATCATGATTGCAAACACAACTGTTGTATAGCTCACCAGTGGCGCGTCTACCCATAGATCAGCAGCATGTAGATCACAAGCAGGCGAATAGGATTTTGAATTGGAATAAGAGGCTGATATCCGTAAATTCTTTTGCCAACCCTGAATAAACTGACGTATTACAATGCCGAAGACACTTAGCATGATCAGGGCAGATGGAATTGACATCCATAACGGCACCTGTTCTACCGGCAGCAGCACTAGCATAAAAACCGCTGCGGCTAATGTGTGGACTACAGGGTATAAAACCGTCTGGTAGAGAGGGATATCGTGACTTAACCAGCTCGTTCCACCATCGCTTTGAAAGTGTGTAAGCGCAGTAGGCCCCCAAGGGAAATAGAGTAGGGCTGTAGCTATGATTGCCAGCAACCAGCCAAACGATTGATTTAGCGTCTGAGCTAGCGTTTGAGTGCGGCTTTGAAGTCGCCTGAGCAGAACCACCGCGGTAACTAGCCACTGAGCGATCAGGCCAAAGCCATAGAAGTAGTGAACGTAAAGACCTAGCACATTCAGGCCAACCCAGCTAAGCCATCGCCAGAAAGTACGTTCTCCTTGGAGTAAGGCTATCCAGTTCACCAGTACAAAAGTGGCGATCGCCACTGCCAAACTGTAGTGTCTAGCCTCTTGCGATAGATAAATGCCGTATGGAGAGACGGCCATCAGCAGAGCAGCGATTTGACCAGTACGATTTCCGCCTATTCGTCGGCCTAAGTAGAACACTCCGATCACAGCTACTAAGCCCCATCCCACCGCAAAAGCCCGCAGGCTCCATATAGAAGTGCCTACGCTTTGTAGCCAGCCATTCATCAACATGAAAAACAGTGGTGGATGATTGCTATACGTCGTCACTGCCTGCGCCGCCTGCCAAGGCGTGCCTGGATCGGCAATTAACGCCCAGTATCGTTCGGGAGGAAGCAACTCCCCAAAGGGAATCATATCCAAACTTTTCCCCAAACTGTAGAAAGCGGTATAGAGTTCATCGACCCAGAGAGGCTTCGCCGTCAGCCGATACAACCGCAGCACTGCTGCTAGCACCAGGATGAATGGTAGATAAAACCCTCGAAACGATGCTGAACTCTTCAAACGCTTACAGAAGTCTCCATTCGCTTGATTTCTTCTACAAACGTGTTATCTTTTAGCGCTGCTTCAACCAATCCTAAGAACATCGGATGAGGTGTACTAGGCCGCGATTGAAATTCAGGATGAAACTGACAGGCAATAAAGTATGGATGACTTGGCAGCTCTACAATCTCGACGAGCCTGCCGTCTGGAGAAGTCCCACTCACCATAAAACCTGTCTCTAAGAACAGATTGCGATAGGCATTATTAAATTCATAGCGGTGACGGTGACGCTCGTAGATCACTTCTTTGTTGTAGAGTTTGCTCGCCAATGTATTCGGCTCTATCCGGCAAGGCCATAGACCTAGACGCATTGTTCCGCCTAGATCAACAACATCCTCTTGCTCAGGCATTAAGCTAATGACTGGGTTGGCGGTCTGCTCATCAAACTCAGAGCTATTCGCTTGCTCTAACTTTGCAATATTTTGCGCCCATTCCATTACCAAACACTGCATTCCTAAACACAAGCCTAGAAACGGAATTCGATTTTCTCTCGCATATTGAATCGTTTGGATTTTGCCGTCTACCCCCCTAGAGCCAAATCCACCTGGAACGATAATCGCGGCCACCTCTTTCAAGTGTTTTTGCGGTCCATGTTGCTCAATGTCTTCTGAATCTACCCAGCGGATTTTGACCTCCGTCTCGAAGTGAGTTCCTGCATGGGTAAGGGCTTCGATCACCGATAGATACGCATCGTTTAGCTGTATATATTTACCGACAATAGCCACTTCTATTGATTTACTAGGGCGATGCATGCGTTGGACCAGCGTCGTCCACTTGGTTAGATCAGGCGATCGCTGACTTAACTGCAAGAAGTCTAGCGTCTGCTCAGCGAGGCCTTCCTTCTCCATGTACAGCGGCACTTCATAGATGCTGCGAGCATCGAGCGCTTGAATCACGCAAGGGAGTGGTACGTTACAGAAGCTAGAAATCTTCTGTCGTAGCTCCTCTCGCAAAGGTCGCTCACTTCGGCAAACTAAAATGTCTGGCTGAATTCCGATTGATCGCAGTTCTTTGACTGAGTGCTGAGTGGGCTTTGTCTTTAGCTCATGCGCCGCTGGAATCCAGGGAATTAGGGTCACATGCATATAGAGAACATCATGCGGGCCAACATCTTGCTTGAACTGACGAATAGCCTCCATGAACGGCAAAGACTCGATATCACCAACCGTGCCACCAATCTCTACAATCACCACATCGGGATTGCGATTACGAGCTACTCGATGAATCCGCGATTTGATTTCGTTAGTGACATGGGGAATGACTTGAACAGTACCCCCTTCGTAGTCACCTCGCCTTTCTTTATTGATCACAGATTGATAAATAGCGCCAGTGGTCACACTGTTGAGCCGCGACATAGATGTATCGGTAAAGCGCTCGTAGTGGCCAAGATCTAAATCTGTCTCCGCGCCGTCTTCGGTCACAAATACCTCACCATGCTGAAACGGACTCATGGTGCCTGGATCGACATTGATGTAGGGATCGAGCTTTAGAATCGAAACTGAATAATCGCGTGACTTCAGCAGCCGACCTAGACTAGCAGCCACAATCCCTTTGCCAATACTAGAAACAACACCGCCGGTTACAAAGACGAATTTGGTCATGGACTTTTTGCAGGACTTAGGCTCAACCCGTCAATTGTGCCATAAGGAATAGAATGCAAACGCATCTTGAACTTTTCCTTTGTGGAGCTTGATTAAGTGAAGCGCCTAGACAGTTAATTCTGGCTGGAGTGCTAAGGTAGAATGCGTCAAATTTTGTTCTCGATGCAGCTATCTTAAGGGGAGTAGGGTTGTGGGTGTTTTTGGTGATCGCAATCAGCTGAGCATCTTCTGGAGCCTGATTGGATTAGTGGCACTCTATTCACCCAGAGAGGCGATCGCCCAAAGCTACCAAGGCACCGAAATAACCCAGTCTCCCTTGCAATCTCCGCCTGGTAGCCTCTTTGTTGCCTACCCACCCCTAGAGCATCAGACAGTAGCTGATCGCATTTTTTTCATTGGCACCGCCGACCCAAGTAAGCCAGTAACGATCAACGGGCAAGCGATTCAAAACCGTAGTGAGGATGGACACTTTGCGCCCACTTTACCGCTGGAATTTGGCGAAAATATAGTCACACTAGCCCAAGGCGACCAG
It includes:
- a CDS encoding 5-(carboxyamino)imidazole ribonucleotide synthase; protein product: MTDEYQQVNRVGVIGGGQLAWMMAAGARALNIALHVQTPSNEDPAVKIAQTALIGEVDDAAVTAQLAKQCDVITFENEFIDLSALRQIEGQIYKAETLFAPSLDALSPLLDKYEQRLYCDRLNLPSLPFTTLESKTELSSLAEKVASLGLPLVLKTRRHGYDGQGTFILKTLADVEATWEKLGYQPVLLEAFVEFEKELAVMVARSASGEVAVYPVVETEQIDQVCRRVIVPARVGPEIDDQVRAIATTLITHLDFVGVLGIELFLSAQGKVTINEVAPRTHNSGHYTLDACITSQFEQQLRAVSNRPLGSTDLKKLGAIMVNLLGTDSTTSGYQNQCKALSEIPDAHVYWYGKKRSRLGRKMGHVTILTDSPSDDKAIAETIKAVEELWYRS
- a CDS encoding pitrilysin family protein; this translates as MTSISTKQSATVRTQLANGLTVIAIENPIADIVAAHFFIRAGHVYETSTNSGIFDLLAAVLTKGTHHRNALDIAETVESIGAGFGADVSSDYSTISLKTVSSDFETVLALAAEVIRLPSFPDSEIELERCLILQSLRSMKEQPFNVAYNQLREALYKGHPYGHTHAQTESCVESFTKADLLAAHQQYFRPDNMVVTVVGRQSPTLTLKLIEQYFGDWRSPNHSLPQLQFPPVSVAAQKIVTVQNTNQAFVILGHLAGSVNSLDYAALKIISTYLGNGLSSRLFVELREKKGLAYDVSAFYPTRLGTSQFIAYIGTAPENVPVALSELRSELARMTTTPLTAEELQVAKNKILGQYALGKQTNSQIAQTLGWYEVLGLGIGFDDYFQQQIAAVTIADVLVAAQRCLVNQVLSVLGPADAIESLR
- a CDS encoding alpha/beta fold hydrolase; amino-acid sequence: MSTSPSSSLGASSNFSSSSSSDYVLGSSAPVLSTWQWKGFTIGYQHARPDHSSSKLDPKSDGIEHPAVVMIHGFGASSIHWRKNLPDFATCYSVYAIDLLGYGKSAKPTPGKPLDYTFETWGEQILDFCQQVVGQSAFLVANSIGCIVAMQTAVRSPDWVRGVALLDCSLRLLHDRKRQTLPWYRNLSTPYIQKVLGYRPLIQLFFKQLAKPKSVKNILRQAYGRKDEVTDELVSLLLEPAFDPGAVDVFLAFIRYSQGPIAEDLLPQLTCPVLILWGQVDPWEPIELGRAYADYPAVEEFVELEGIGHCPQDEAPEVVNPIVMQWIAKKCL
- a CDS encoding NIL domain-containing protein, which produces MKKRLTLTFPKRTIHMPITYRLAKDFNVAANIFRAHVAPDQVGKLLVELSGDIDRLDEAIEWLRSNHIEVSLVSREIVIDQDSCVHCGLCTGVCPTESLRLDAETHKLVFVRSRCIMCEQCLPSCPVQAISTNL
- a CDS encoding thioredoxin family protein, with protein sequence MSVDSSETGKRIKNFVIVAVAAILSIALILGVQTHSPAASLSEMAQQSMPLEAAMANKKPTLIEFYANWCTSCQAMAPDIQALKESYRDQVNFVMLNVDNTKWLPEMLNYRVDGIPHFEFLSANSDEQGAAIGELPRAILAENLNALIANQSLPYAQISGRISTVDTATNPINAPTNASDPRSHGAQVSTQVTN
- a CDS encoding Sll0314/Alr1548 family TPR repeat-containing protein; this translates as MTFWTTTFWTVTSRLMNSLARLKRGGLALTGASTVMMLSLLSSPALAGDPFRPGNEYNIGSNAEAAFEAFFKEGDYIRAQEAIDLALDSEGDEPLVHGLAASMAYLDGDFDTMALHAELTKSTAAALLESRPLRGHLYSAVGIFLDGAHLMSTQGVARSTPTALGMLQQVFGHLDEAEKIDKTDPELNLVQGFMDLMLAVNLPFSNPEESIERLAQYSSPNYLTYRGIALGYRDLGRISDAMIAVDRALQAAPENPELYYLRAQLQRRQEQTAASVESFDKALTYADQLPPEIARMIYKERCRTLGGASDACVTQATDFVANL
- a CDS encoding glycosyltransferase family 39 protein yields the protein MKSSASFRGFYLPFILVLAAVLRLYRLTAKPLWVDELYTAFYSLGKSLDMIPFGELLPPERYWALIADPGTPWQAAQAVTTYSNHPPLFFMLMNGWLQSVGTSIWSLRAFAVGWGLVAVIGVFYLGRRIGGNRTGQIAALLMAVSPYGIYLSQEARHYSLAVAIATFVLVNWIALLQGERTFWRWLSWVGLNVLGLYVHYFYGFGLIAQWLVTAVVLLRRLQSRTQTLAQTLNQSFGWLLAIIATALLYFPWGPTALTHFQSDGGTSWLSHDIPLYQTVLYPVVHTLAAAVFMLVLLPVEQVPLWMSIPSALIMLSVFGIVIRQFIQGWQKNLRISASYSNSKSYSPACDLHAADLWVDAPLVSYTTVVFAIMMAITYGLGKDLTRAPRYFFMLYPTVSVMLAIGLERQRRWVLSVVITAGVLSQILISYDISLLKPYLPGQIGARIAAESSPTVVLMMSGQDSQASYQALFLSYILAIPQTIPPTLATQIALTESASSSIWSPDISSSPPDDSVLWLIEPKRETPFPQAVVLSIQTCLPTGEGINTEGTRQQRYQCSGKVPSDE
- a CDS encoding CTP synthase; translated protein: MTKFVFVTGGVVSSIGKGIVAASLGRLLKSRDYSVSILKLDPYINVDPGTMSPFQHGEVFVTEDGAETDLDLGHYERFTDTSMSRLNSVTTGAIYQSVINKERRGDYEGGTVQVIPHVTNEIKSRIHRVARNRNPDVVIVEIGGTVGDIESLPFMEAIRQFKQDVGPHDVLYMHVTLIPWIPAAHELKTKPTQHSVKELRSIGIQPDILVCRSERPLREELRQKISSFCNVPLPCVIQALDARSIYEVPLYMEKEGLAEQTLDFLQLSQRSPDLTKWTTLVQRMHRPSKSIEVAIVGKYIQLNDAYLSVIEALTHAGTHFETEVKIRWVDSEDIEQHGPQKHLKEVAAIIVPGGFGSRGVDGKIQTIQYARENRIPFLGLCLGMQCLVMEWAQNIAKLEQANSSEFDEQTANPVISLMPEQEDVVDLGGTMRLGLWPCRIEPNTLASKLYNKEVIYERHRHRYEFNNAYRNLFLETGFMVSGTSPDGRLVEIVELPSHPYFIACQFHPEFQSRPSTPHPMFLGLVEAALKDNTFVEEIKRMETSVSV